Proteins encoded by one window of Teretinema zuelzerae:
- a CDS encoding LacI family DNA-binding transcriptional regulator, translating to MATQKEVAELAGVSFITVSRVVNNEGNVKEETRRRVEEAIRTLGYEPSFAGKALNSGKSSTIGVMTPARFGDGMENTYLMSVLRGIQDTCRDKGYDILLSPLSENDPGFDYLRPYRQKKADGMIYVGLRSLTPELSDEIRDRKIPCVVIGDRPAESFLSWIDTDNETAAYETTRRIWELGHRRIAFHGLSKEHRNENIADRERGYRRAIKELSGKDADEKLVLRASYDIEEIRASANRAFRTEEDRPTAIFCSTDIRALAVLRELETLGLSVPRDVSVAGFDGFIQNHIVHPSVATNAQPLVEMGRRAAEILIDEIITGTIIRREEIFPVPFIPGESLARPR from the coding sequence ATGGCAACCCAAAAGGAAGTCGCGGAACTTGCAGGAGTTTCTTTTATCACCGTATCGCGCGTCGTAAACAACGAAGGGAACGTGAAGGAAGAAACCCGCCGGCGGGTGGAAGAGGCGATACGAACGCTCGGCTACGAGCCGAGCTTCGCGGGAAAGGCCCTGAATTCGGGAAAAAGCAGCACCATCGGCGTCATGACCCCGGCCCGCTTCGGGGACGGCATGGAAAACACCTATCTGATGAGCGTGCTGCGGGGAATACAGGACACCTGCAGGGACAAGGGCTACGACATTCTCTTGTCGCCGCTTTCCGAGAACGATCCCGGATTCGACTACCTCAGGCCGTACCGGCAGAAAAAGGCCGACGGGATGATCTACGTCGGGCTGCGGTCTCTCACCCCGGAACTGAGCGATGAAATCCGGGACAGAAAAATTCCCTGCGTGGTGATCGGAGACCGCCCGGCCGAATCATTCCTTTCCTGGATCGACACGGACAACGAAACGGCCGCCTACGAGACGACCCGCAGAATATGGGAGCTCGGCCACAGGCGGATAGCGTTTCACGGACTGTCGAAGGAGCACCGCAACGAAAACATCGCGGACCGCGAGCGCGGCTACCGCAGGGCAATCAAAGAGCTGTCCGGAAAGGACGCGGACGAAAAGCTGGTGCTCCGCGCAAGCTACGATATTGAAGAAATCAGGGCAAGCGCGAACCGGGCCTTCCGGACCGAGGAAGACCGGCCGACGGCGATTTTCTGCTCCACCGACATCCGGGCCCTTGCCGTCTTGCGGGAACTGGAAACGCTCGGGCTTTCCGTTCCCCGCGACGTCTCGGTGGCAGGCTTCGACGGATTCATACAGAATCACATCGTGCATCCCTCCGTGGCGACGAACGCCCAGCCTCTTGTAGAGATGGGGCGGCGCGCGGCGGAGATTCTCATCGACGAAATCATCACCGGAACAATCATCCGCCGCGAGGAAATATTCCCCGTGCCCTTCATCCCCGGAGAAAGCCTCGCCCGTCCGCGCTGA
- a CDS encoding carbohydrate ABC transporter permease — translation MRRILGLPLKREQLWGLMFIAPWLAGFLIFYLVPMAASFLFSFMDFNLIQPENNRFVGLKNWVRALSEDPQVLASIGRILQYTLISLPISFGFSLVVAILLNNRLLLGTKLFRVLFYLPTMVPLVSTVLIWNGVLNEHVGWINLSIKHLTGLEVTGVDGIRWLANTRLIYISYTMIGLWGCGNTILIFLAGLQGIPTELYEAALIDGANGPRRLFAITIPMMTPVLFYNLITGIVGLMQYFLIPFVINQGSGFPNGMTNFPMVYFYRQSFSYFNMGYGAVIAWLIFALGLFFTLVLFGTSNRWVYYAGGKD, via the coding sequence ATGAGACGTATTTTGGGTCTTCCGTTGAAAAGGGAACAATTGTGGGGCTTGATGTTCATCGCCCCCTGGCTTGCCGGATTTTTGATTTTTTATCTTGTGCCGATGGCCGCTTCCTTTCTGTTTTCGTTCATGGATTTCAATCTGATTCAGCCGGAGAACAACCGTTTCGTCGGCTTGAAGAACTGGGTTCGAGCCCTGTCGGAAGATCCGCAGGTTCTCGCGTCGATCGGGAGGATCCTGCAGTATACCCTGATATCCCTCCCCATCAGCTTCGGCTTTTCCCTGGTGGTCGCGATTCTTCTGAATAACCGGCTTCTGCTGGGAACCAAATTATTCCGGGTTTTGTTTTACCTTCCCACCATGGTGCCGCTCGTATCCACCGTACTCATCTGGAACGGCGTTCTCAACGAACATGTCGGCTGGATAAATCTGTCGATCAAGCATTTGACCGGCCTCGAGGTTACCGGAGTCGACGGCATCCGCTGGCTCGCGAACACGCGCCTTATTTATATCTCCTATACGATGATAGGCCTCTGGGGCTGCGGAAACACGATATTGATTTTCCTCGCCGGCCTTCAGGGCATTCCGACCGAACTATACGAGGCGGCCCTCATCGACGGCGCAAACGGCCCCCGCCGCCTCTTCGCCATTACGATACCGATGATGACCCCCGTGCTGTTCTACAACCTCATCACCGGCATCGTCGGCCTTATGCAGTATTTTCTCATTCCCTTCGTCATCAACCAGGGAAGCGGTTTTCCTAACGGCATGACCAACTTCCCCATGGTGTATTTCTACCGCCAATCCTTTTCCTATTTCAACATGGGCTACGGAGCCGTCATCGCCTGGCTCATCTTCGCCCTGGGCCTCTTCTTTACACTGGTGCTCTTCGGAACATCGAACCGATGGGTGTATTACGCCGGGGGGAAAGACTGA
- a CDS encoding carbohydrate ABC transporter permease — translation MKNQTTQRTFITILSVCILAVFLMPLAYGVSMSLKTKEQIASLSQSPIPRSPKTFSWKGRDCDILQVPAADGTLRELAIVGKGRASSVFIDPESVESGEIEWEGQWRTLEPVWKLDPQWKNYRRAWEAVKFVRLLKNTALYAIVTTFGTVLSSLLVAYGFARFAFPGKKILFVVLISTIILPSAVTLIPTYSMFFRLGWVGTWLPLMVPPFFANAYNVFLLRQFIMGIPREMDEAARIDGAGPLRTLFSVILPQAVPAVISVSLFHFFFAWNDFFGPLIYLAGKPDLQPITVGLSTFNNMYTTEGHLVQAASLIACVVPFTIFFFAQKFFMQGVVVTGVDK, via the coding sequence ATGAAAAACCAAACAACGCAGCGAACCTTCATCACCATTTTAAGCGTCTGCATTCTCGCGGTGTTTTTGATGCCCCTGGCCTACGGGGTTTCAATGTCTCTAAAAACGAAGGAGCAGATCGCGTCGCTGAGCCAGTCTCCGATACCTCGTTCCCCGAAGACGTTCTCATGGAAGGGCCGCGATTGCGACATTCTCCAGGTTCCGGCGGCTGACGGCACGCTCCGTGAGCTCGCTATCGTGGGCAAAGGCCGCGCTTCATCCGTCTTTATCGATCCAGAAAGCGTTGAATCGGGCGAAATAGAGTGGGAGGGCCAATGGCGCACCCTTGAGCCGGTATGGAAGCTCGACCCGCAATGGAAGAACTACCGGCGCGCCTGGGAAGCCGTGAAGTTCGTACGGCTGTTGAAAAACACGGCCCTTTACGCGATCGTCACCACGTTCGGAACCGTCCTGTCGTCCCTCCTGGTCGCCTACGGATTCGCGCGCTTCGCCTTTCCCGGAAAGAAGATCTTGTTCGTCGTACTGATTTCCACGATCATTCTGCCTTCGGCGGTGACCCTCATTCCGACGTACTCGATGTTTTTCCGTCTCGGCTGGGTAGGAACCTGGCTCCCGCTCATGGTTCCGCCTTTTTTCGCCAACGCCTACAACGTGTTCCTGCTCAGGCAGTTCATCATGGGCATCCCCCGCGAGATGGACGAAGCCGCCCGCATCGACGGTGCCGGACCGTTGAGAACCCTGTTTTCAGTGATCCTTCCGCAGGCCGTTCCCGCGGTGATATCCGTTTCCCTCTTCCACTTTTTCTTTGCGTGGAACGACTTCTTCGGACCGCTGATCTACCTTGCCGGAAAGCCCGATCTTCAGCCGATAACCGTCGGGCTGTCCACCTTCAACAATATGTACACAACGGAAGGCCATCTCGTGCAGGCGGCGAGCCTCATCGCCTGCGTCGTGCCGTTCACGATCTTTTTCTTCGCGCAGAAGTTCTTCATGCAGGGAGTGGTCGTTACCGGAGTCGATAAATAG
- a CDS encoding extracellular solute-binding protein yields MKKRTGIVLAAAATMIAALMSFSCAKSAPAAKKTQVRWFVGLGAGSDEPTFAPQKAVVDKFNASQNEIELVLEIVDNSQAYNTLATQISGGNAPDIVGPVGIRGRDSFKGTWLDLAPLVEKTKYDLTQFDNSMVEFYRDKNEGLVGLPFAIYPSFMYVNKELFAEAGIPLPPKKYGEQYVDENGKKWPWNYDTVKMLARKLSVDSKGRDSTEADFDSASMVQWGFGQQWGDARSWGTLFGPGSFTDASGKAQIPANWLAAWNWIYDGMWKDNFIPNGPYGSSDILGGGDWFASGKIAMDHSHLWYAGFAQIKFDWDIYPMPEWNGKTTAKMHADTFVITKQSKNPDAAFKVLSWLLGEGSSDLLKIYGGMPARKNLQEGFLSEFFATKFPSASIDASIVVDSIAYADNPNHEGWMPSFQETTTRYSDFWNVLTNEPSISVNAEADKLKADLEKIFAAAK; encoded by the coding sequence ATGAAAAAAAGAACAGGAATTGTTCTGGCGGCTGCGGCGACTATGATCGCGGCACTCATGTCTTTTTCCTGCGCGAAGTCCGCTCCCGCGGCGAAGAAAACGCAGGTTCGCTGGTTCGTGGGTCTTGGAGCCGGTTCGGACGAACCGACGTTCGCGCCGCAAAAAGCGGTGGTGGATAAATTCAACGCGTCTCAAAACGAGATCGAGCTGGTGCTGGAAATCGTAGACAACAGCCAGGCGTACAACACCCTGGCCACCCAGATTTCCGGCGGAAACGCTCCGGACATCGTCGGACCGGTCGGCATCCGCGGCCGCGACAGCTTCAAGGGAACCTGGCTCGACCTTGCTCCTCTTGTAGAAAAAACAAAGTACGATCTGACCCAGTTCGACAACTCCATGGTCGAATTCTACCGCGACAAGAACGAGGGCCTCGTCGGGCTTCCCTTCGCGATCTACCCCTCGTTCATGTACGTGAACAAGGAGCTTTTCGCGGAAGCGGGAATTCCCCTGCCTCCGAAGAAATACGGCGAGCAGTACGTGGACGAAAACGGCAAGAAATGGCCGTGGAACTACGACACCGTCAAAATGCTCGCCCGCAAGCTTTCCGTCGACTCCAAGGGCCGCGACTCCACGGAAGCGGATTTCGACAGCGCGAGCATGGTTCAGTGGGGCTTCGGCCAGCAGTGGGGCGACGCCCGCTCCTGGGGAACCCTCTTCGGACCCGGCAGCTTCACAGACGCCTCCGGCAAGGCCCAGATCCCCGCGAACTGGCTTGCAGCGTGGAACTGGATCTACGACGGCATGTGGAAGGATAACTTCATCCCGAACGGACCCTATGGTTCCAGCGACATCCTAGGCGGCGGAGACTGGTTCGCTTCCGGCAAGATCGCGATGGACCACAGCCATCTCTGGTACGCCGGCTTTGCCCAGATCAAATTCGACTGGGACATTTATCCCATGCCTGAATGGAACGGAAAAACCACCGCGAAAATGCACGCCGACACCTTCGTGATCACCAAGCAGTCGAAGAATCCCGACGCCGCGTTCAAGGTTCTCTCCTGGCTTCTGGGCGAAGGCTCGTCCGACCTCCTCAAGATTTACGGAGGAATGCCCGCGCGCAAGAACCTGCAGGAAGGCTTCCTTTCCGAGTTTTTCGCGACGAAGTTCCCTTCCGCTTCTATCGACGCTTCCATCGTCGTGGACAGCATCGCCTACGCCGACAATCCCAACCATGAAGGCTGGATGCCCAGCTTCCAGGAAACGACGACCCGCTATTCCGATTTCTGGAACGTCCTGACCAACGAACCATCCATTTCCGTAAACGCGGAAGCGGACAAGCTCAAGGCCGATCTTGAAAAGATTTTCGCAGCGGCAAAATAA
- a CDS encoding glycoside hydrolase family 30 protein — MFAETFISYRKDESSDRIPGGAGYAAVRRAAMCCIGCMVLAGCSGLFGGKMKTAEAWVTSADGSSLLRSTGKLQKVDGSLRKSGSLPAVNASLNPREKFQTIDGFGASMTESSAWCIASLPQEERDVLMRRLFDPVEGLGLSFLRQPMGSPDFALSTYSYDDIPPGQTDFALERFTIDRDRVWILPLLKQAKEINPALKIMASPWSPPAWMKTGGTMLGASGGRLREDCYQAYADYFTAFIRAYEAEGLPVYAVTSQNEVNYAPPLYAGMLMSPREEAVFVGRYLGPTLEKAGLDAKIFCYDHNWDHPEMAAAVLSDPEASKWLAGSAWHHYAGEPGIMSRIKEQFPSKDVWFTEGGSGRWIGKGTFSGNFREGMSMAVSIMQNQARSLVLWNIALDGNNGPIVFPNTANYGLVRIDVDPATGKGSLSQTERASLYVLSHFSKFISPGSRRIGMTIDGSDLPGVAFRNPDGSSAAVFWNPYFSDLSIRAGIGADQWIVPIPSHSAVTVVFDR; from the coding sequence ATGTTTGCGGAAACATTTATTTCGTATCGCAAAGACGAGTCCTCTGACCGAATCCCCGGAGGTGCCGGATACGCCGCTGTTCGCCGGGCGGCAATGTGCTGCATCGGTTGCATGGTGCTCGCCGGCTGTTCCGGTTTGTTCGGGGGAAAGATGAAAACAGCCGAAGCCTGGGTCACCTCGGCAGACGGATCGTCCCTTCTCCGTTCGACAGGAAAGTTGCAGAAAGTCGACGGATCTCTCCGAAAAAGCGGCTCGCTCCCCGCCGTCAACGCGTCGTTGAATCCCCGCGAGAAATTCCAAACGATCGACGGGTTCGGCGCCTCGATGACCGAATCGTCGGCCTGGTGCATTGCGTCCTTGCCGCAGGAAGAACGAGACGTGCTGATGAGGCGTCTTTTTGATCCTGTCGAGGGCCTCGGCCTTTCCTTTCTTCGGCAGCCGATGGGATCGCCCGATTTCGCGCTTTCAACCTATTCATACGACGATATCCCTCCCGGCCAGACAGATTTCGCTCTGGAACGCTTTACGATAGACCGCGACAGAGTGTGGATTCTTCCCCTTTTAAAACAGGCGAAGGAAATCAACCCTGCTCTGAAAATCATGGCGTCTCCCTGGAGTCCTCCTGCATGGATGAAAACCGGCGGCACGATGCTCGGCGCTTCCGGCGGACGACTTCGCGAAGACTGCTATCAAGCGTACGCCGACTACTTCACGGCGTTCATTCGGGCCTACGAGGCGGAAGGCCTTCCTGTTTACGCGGTGACGAGCCAGAACGAGGTGAATTACGCTCCGCCCCTCTATGCGGGAATGCTGATGTCGCCGCGGGAAGAAGCCGTATTCGTCGGCCGGTATCTGGGCCCGACTCTGGAGAAAGCAGGGCTCGATGCGAAGATTTTCTGCTACGACCACAACTGGGACCATCCCGAGATGGCGGCAGCGGTCCTCTCAGATCCTGAAGCCTCCAAGTGGCTCGCGGGTTCGGCCTGGCACCACTACGCCGGCGAGCCGGGGATCATGTCGCGCATCAAGGAACAATTTCCTTCCAAGGACGTCTGGTTTACGGAAGGCGGGTCCGGCAGATGGATAGGGAAGGGCACGTTTTCGGGAAACTTCCGGGAAGGCATGTCCATGGCCGTATCGATCATGCAGAACCAGGCGCGATCCCTGGTTCTCTGGAATATCGCCCTGGACGGAAACAACGGGCCTATCGTGTTTCCCAACACGGCGAATTACGGATTGGTCCGCATCGACGTCGATCCCGCGACCGGCAAAGGCTCTCTTTCTCAAACCGAACGTGCCTCGCTATACGTGCTTTCGCATTTTTCCAAATTTATTTCTCCGGGCTCCAGGCGGATCGGCATGACGATCGACGGCTCGGACCTTCCCGGCGTCGCCTTCCGCAATCCGGACGGATCCTCCGCTGCTGTTTTCTGGAATCCGTACTTTTCCGATTTGTCTATCCGCGCGGGCATCGGAGCCGATCAGTGGATCGTTCCGATTCCGTCTCATTCTGCCGTCACGGTCGTATTCGATCGATAG